Within the Desulforegula conservatrix Mb1Pa genome, the region AATGAGTATCAAGGGTTGTTTCTCTCCCTCTGCCCTCAGTGCGACGCATCAGCATTTTTAAAAATTTAAGATCTGGATTTCCTATTTTTTGAATATCTGAAATAAATTCAAAAGCTTTATTGAGGCCCATCATTGACAGTTTTGAGCCAGAGACAATAGGAACTATGGCAAAATCAGAAGCGTAATTTGATCCAATAACGAAAACACCATGATTAGGAGGATTATCTATTAACGTGATATCAAAGTGATTGATTGCATAATTTCTTATTTTATCTCTTATAAGTCCAAAAGCTTCACTTCCTTTCGATATTAACTTAGGCTCAAGGGCAACAATTTCAGGTGATGACGGGATACAGAAAAGACCTGCTTGTAAGGATGAAGGATAAACGCAGTCCTCAATTTTAG harbors:
- a CDS encoding ParA family protein, which gives rise to MPGKIINVFSNKGGVGKTTTTVNLAVALARLGHRVLVFGVDSQADITRIVLNEVDWDNDLSDLLNDRAKIEDCVYPSSLQAGLFCIPSSPEIVALEPKLISKGSEAFGLIRDKIRNYAINHFDITLIDNPPNHGVFVIGSNYASDFAIVPIVSGSKLSMMGLNKAFEFISDIQKIGNPDLKFLKMLMRRTEGRGRETTLDTHYAETLKSKFPGFYFDTIIPGSVDFRYAEEQSASVFNLKKKPSNTVKKAYMALADEVVSILGIAKAV